The Paucidesulfovibrio gracilis DSM 16080 genome contains a region encoding:
- a CDS encoding OmpH family outer membrane protein: MKKVLFLAMIFAIVLQAPAFAADLKVAVIHMERLKKTSEPGKYIAEELKKKLDPMVKERQQLEEELKRLSEEFKNKSAAYSLDTKREKELELKRKFRDLEDLRRDLQQKAIAEDKTMSAPVLELMQQTAQKYIEEHGYDLVFEFQQSGLLYLDKELDITEPLIEEVNKAWKAQGH; encoded by the coding sequence ATGAAAAAAGTACTGTTTCTCGCAATGATCTTCGCCATTGTTCTGCAGGCGCCTGCCTTTGCCGCAGACTTGAAGGTTGCTGTTATCCATATGGAACGTCTGAAGAAAACTTCGGAGCCGGGCAAGTACATTGCTGAAGAGCTGAAGAAGAAGCTGGACCCCATGGTTAAGGAACGCCAGCAGCTTGAGGAAGAGCTGAAACGCCTTTCCGAAGAATTTAAAAACAAGAGTGCCGCTTATTCCTTGGACACCAAGCGTGAAAAAGAACTGGAGCTGAAGCGGAAGTTCCGTGATCTGGAAGATCTTCGCCGCGACCTCCAGCAAAAAGCCATTGCTGAAGATAAGACCATGTCCGCTCCTGTGTTGGAGCTGATGCAGCAGACTGCCCAGAAGTACATTGAGGAACACGGGTATGATCTGGTGTTTGAATTCCAGCAAAGCGGCTTGCTCTATCTGGACAAGGAACTCGATATTACGGAGCCTCTGATCGAAGAGGTTAACAAGGCCTGGAAGGCTCAAGGCCACTAA
- the fabZ gene encoding 3-hydroxyacyl-ACP dehydratase FabZ, with protein MANQEMFMDIRGIMKLIPHRYPFLLVDRVVSFEAGSHIQAYKNVTNNEPFFQGHFPGLPVMPGVLMVEALAQTGGLYVMQDPDIEIEGKVFMFTGISKAKFRRPVVPGDKLMLRMSNIVRKMSLWRMKGVAEVDGELACEAELSAALVDKESI; from the coding sequence ATGGCTAATCAAGAAATGTTTATGGATATCAGAGGGATCATGAAGCTTATTCCGCACAGGTATCCTTTCCTTCTCGTGGACAGGGTTGTTTCCTTTGAGGCGGGATCCCATATTCAGGCATATAAAAACGTCACCAACAATGAGCCTTTTTTTCAAGGCCATTTTCCCGGATTGCCGGTGATGCCCGGTGTCCTTATGGTTGAAGCCCTGGCTCAAACCGGAGGTCTGTATGTTATGCAGGATCCGGATATCGAGATTGAGGGTAAAGTCTTCATGTTTACGGGCATCAGCAAAGCCAAGTTCCGTCGACCCGTGGTCCCTGGCGACAAGCTGATGTTGCGTATGTCCAATATCGTCCGGAAAATGTCGCTTTGGCGGATGAAGGGCGTGGCCGAAGTTGACGGCGAACTTGCGTGCGAAGCCGAGCTTTCCGCTGCTTTGGTCGATAAGGAGAGTATTTAG
- the lpxA gene encoding acyl-ACP--UDP-N-acetylglucosamine O-acyltransferase: protein MSTSIHPSAIVSDKATIGDNVVVGPCSVIEDNVVIGDGCVIESFVHLKSYVRLGVDNHVHSYVCIGGEPQHLAYKNEETWVEIGDSNTLRECVTVNRGTVQGNGRTVLGSHCLLMAYAHVAHDCILGDHVIMANAVNLAGHVEIGNHAVVSGMAAVQQFLRIGEYAFLGGSSGYNLDIPPYMLAHGVRGRLMGPNLIGLRRHGFDTTVCRALKKAYKIIFRSGLPREKALEQALNDYPDVAEVANLVGFMRGTKCGVAPDFHKNGD, encoded by the coding sequence GTGTCCACCTCCATCCATCCAAGTGCTATTGTTTCCGATAAGGCGACGATTGGGGATAACGTCGTCGTAGGACCATGCAGCGTTATCGAAGATAATGTTGTCATCGGCGATGGTTGCGTGATTGAATCCTTCGTTCATCTTAAGTCCTACGTCCGGCTTGGCGTTGACAACCACGTTCATTCGTACGTGTGCATTGGTGGTGAACCGCAGCATCTTGCCTATAAAAATGAGGAAACATGGGTTGAGATCGGCGATTCCAACACGCTCCGCGAATGTGTGACGGTCAACCGTGGTACTGTGCAGGGCAACGGCAGAACCGTGCTTGGATCTCATTGTCTGCTCATGGCGTATGCACATGTCGCGCATGACTGCATTTTGGGTGATCATGTCATCATGGCCAATGCGGTCAATTTGGCCGGTCATGTCGAAATCGGCAATCATGCGGTGGTAAGCGGTATGGCAGCGGTTCAGCAGTTTCTTCGAATCGGTGAGTATGCGTTTCTCGGCGGTTCGAGTGGATACAATCTCGATATTCCGCCGTACATGCTCGCTCACGGTGTACGTGGCCGCCTGATGGGACCGAACCTCATCGGACTGCGGCGGCATGGGTTTGACACAACGGTTTGCCGTGCATTGAAAAAAGCCTACAAAATAATATTCCGATCCGGCCTGCCTCGGGAAAAGGCTCTTGAGCAAGCGTTGAACGACTATCCAGATGTGGCTGAAGTGGCCAATCTCGTCGGATTCATGCGCGGCACCAAATGCGGCGTAGCACCGGATTTCCATAAGAACGGCGACTGA
- a CDS encoding ABC transporter ATP-binding protein, translating to MSNKELYQLTNVGKTFQGPTEKIEILRGVNLSVAEGESVAVLGASGSGKSTLLHILGTLDSATKGDIRFAGRDLNSLSQGFKAVLRNKEIGFIFQFHYLLPEFNTLENVAMPAIIGGHSRQKAMEMADEAVGMVGLGKRKDFKVTTLSGGERQRAAIARAILLRPRVVLADEPTGNLDERNGRTIAEVLAALNAELGMTLVVVTHNADLADSMSRRLELRAGELYAQS from the coding sequence ATGAGTAACAAGGAGTTATACCAACTGACCAATGTGGGGAAGACGTTTCAGGGACCCACAGAGAAGATCGAGATACTGCGTGGGGTGAATCTGAGCGTGGCAGAGGGGGAGTCCGTGGCCGTGCTCGGAGCCTCCGGGTCGGGGAAGAGCACCTTATTGCATATTCTCGGAACCTTGGATTCAGCTACAAAAGGTGATATACGCTTTGCAGGGCGTGACTTGAACAGCCTGTCCCAGGGATTCAAGGCTGTATTGCGGAACAAGGAAATCGGTTTTATCTTTCAGTTTCACTATCTCCTTCCGGAGTTCAATACATTGGAAAACGTCGCCATGCCCGCAATTATAGGTGGACACTCCCGTCAAAAGGCCATGGAAATGGCTGATGAGGCTGTGGGGATGGTCGGCTTGGGGAAACGAAAAGATTTTAAAGTGACGACCCTCTCGGGCGGCGAACGTCAGCGTGCCGCCATTGCAAGGGCGATATTGCTTCGCCCGCGCGTTGTCCTGGCGGACGAACCAACTGGAAATCTGGACGAACGAAATGGTCGAACCATCGCGGAAGTGCTGGCCGCGTTGAATGCAGAACTGGGAATGACTCTGGTGGTGGTGACGCACAATGCGGATTTGGCCGACAGCATGTCACGTCGGCTGGAGCTTCGCGCAGGAGAATTGTATGCCCAATCGTAG
- a CDS encoding ABC transporter permease, translating into MSLESFVAVRYLFALRRQSFISVISLFAVCGVALGVAALIVVLGVMNGFSKDLQSKILGVNADIVVGGGLGGVRDQDLLQQRLGEVPEVRGVTPFLYSEVMLSAPGGGVKGLALRGIDPDTAGDVLSLERDMVYGNLAALHTQDDIPGLVVGSQLADRFGLWNGATVYLLSPSGMQTAAGYSPKMLPFRVVGVFRTGLYEYDTSVAYSTIPATQELLGYPEGIISGLEIKVEDVYRAGDVAGQIRAVLGDAPLDVETWQDMNANLFAALKLEKTAMFIILAMIVLVGSFSIVTTLVMLVMQKTKDIAILMSMGAQIRSIRKIFMLQGTLIGAVGTLIGYSIGIPVALLLKKYQFIELPQNVYPVDYLPVRLEAFDLTCIGVAAFLLCFLATIYPAWRAAQLRPADALRYE; encoded by the coding sequence ATGAGTCTCGAGTCCTTTGTCGCGGTCCGATATCTCTTCGCCCTGCGTCGCCAGTCCTTTATCTCGGTAATTTCTCTGTTTGCCGTTTGCGGGGTTGCTCTCGGGGTGGCCGCCTTGATCGTCGTTCTCGGCGTGATGAACGGATTCAGCAAGGATCTTCAATCCAAGATACTCGGTGTCAATGCCGATATCGTCGTGGGGGGCGGGCTTGGCGGAGTTCGCGACCAAGATTTGCTGCAACAGCGACTCGGCGAGGTTCCCGAAGTACGCGGAGTGACCCCCTTCCTCTATTCCGAGGTTATGCTTTCCGCGCCCGGTGGAGGGGTCAAAGGACTGGCTCTGCGCGGCATTGATCCCGATACAGCCGGAGATGTGCTCAGTCTGGAGCGGGACATGGTCTATGGCAACCTTGCCGCGCTGCATACGCAAGACGACATCCCGGGGTTGGTCGTGGGGTCGCAGTTGGCAGATCGCTTTGGTCTGTGGAATGGGGCTACGGTATATCTTCTTTCGCCCAGCGGAATGCAAACAGCCGCCGGGTATTCTCCAAAAATGCTCCCCTTTCGTGTCGTGGGGGTTTTCCGCACAGGACTGTATGAATACGATACGTCCGTTGCTTATTCAACCATCCCAGCCACGCAGGAATTGTTGGGATACCCTGAGGGCATCATTTCCGGCCTGGAAATCAAGGTCGAGGATGTGTACCGCGCTGGAGATGTGGCCGGGCAGATTCGTGCCGTTCTTGGGGACGCCCCGCTTGACGTCGAGACCTGGCAGGACATGAATGCCAACCTTTTTGCCGCGCTAAAACTGGAAAAGACCGCCATGTTCATCATTCTCGCAATGATCGTTCTGGTCGGGTCTTTTTCCATTGTCACAACACTGGTCATGCTTGTTATGCAAAAGACCAAGGACATTGCCATACTCATGTCCATGGGGGCACAGATCCGTAGCATCCGAAAGATATTTATGCTCCAGGGCACGTTGATAGGTGCCGTCGGTACATTGATTGGGTATAGCATCGGGATACCCGTTGCACTGTTGTTGAAGAAGTATCAATTTATCGAGTTGCCACAGAATGTGTATCCCGTGGATTACCTCCCTGTCCGGCTTGAGGCCTTTGACCTAACCTGTATCGGTGTAGCAGCTTTTTTGCTGTGCTTTCTGGCGACCATTTACCCAGCCTGGAGGGCGGCACAGCTTCGCCCGGCGGATGCCTTGCGTTATGAGTAA
- a CDS encoding ATP-binding protein has translation MKQLVVISGKGGTGKTSVTAALAGLGPDKVLADCDVDAADLHLVLHPTIEETTPFVSGEQPELDPAICTSCGLCREHCRFDAINEDFQIMPEHCEGCGVCAYVCPVQAVTMHPRTCGEQYRSSTRFGPMIHAALGIGEENSGKLVTSVRQQAKEVAEEQNINLVLVDGSPGVGCPVIASLTDADLAVMVAEPTISAVHDLKRVHQLTQHFKMPSTLIINKSGINPELEEELRQYCASHAIPVLGALPYDDNVTKAQINGQTIYEYDPDGLGRSISSIWNSLESLLND, from the coding sequence ATGAAACAGCTGGTCGTCATAAGCGGCAAAGGCGGCACGGGCAAAACCAGCGTTACCGCGGCCCTGGCCGGGCTTGGGCCGGACAAGGTTCTTGCAGACTGCGATGTGGATGCAGCGGATCTTCATCTGGTGCTTCATCCGACGATTGAAGAAACAACCCCCTTCGTCAGCGGAGAGCAGCCGGAACTAGACCCCGCAATTTGCACGTCCTGCGGCCTTTGCAGGGAGCATTGCCGGTTTGATGCCATAAACGAAGACTTTCAAATCATGCCCGAACATTGCGAAGGATGCGGGGTTTGCGCGTACGTTTGCCCAGTGCAGGCTGTGACGATGCATCCACGAACCTGTGGTGAACAGTACCGTTCAAGCACGCGTTTCGGTCCCATGATCCATGCCGCTCTCGGCATTGGCGAGGAGAACTCCGGCAAACTGGTTACCTCGGTACGACAGCAGGCCAAGGAGGTAGCCGAAGAACAAAACATCAATCTGGTCTTGGTCGACGGATCCCCGGGAGTCGGCTGCCCCGTCATCGCCTCACTCACCGATGCGGATCTGGCCGTCATGGTCGCTGAACCTACAATTTCCGCCGTACATGACCTCAAACGTGTTCACCAGTTAACACAACACTTCAAGATGCCGTCAACGTTGATCATCAACAAAAGCGGCATCAACCCCGAACTGGAAGAAGAACTTCGGCAGTACTGTGCTTCGCATGCCATTCCGGTTCTCGGGGCATTGCCCTATGACGACAACGTCACGAAAGCGCAAATTAACGGGCAGACCATTTATGAATACGACCCGGACGGACTGGGGCGTTCCATCAGTTCCATATGGAACAGCCTGGAATCACTTCTCAACGATTAA
- the bamA gene encoding outer membrane protein assembly factor BamA — protein sequence MPNRRRCLALLATVFFLMLNGGSAWAQTSAAPKVAVLPFEVNAGDDLVYLEDSLPDLLSDRLNEAGFDVVAPDEVRRIVDELGVDVLDLAKAREIALMTGAGYALYGSFSQLGETLSMESRLVDAFDKEKATPIYAETEGIINLLPLVDDVVAQSRKVMLNQQPIAVIDVEGTKVLDPEVVLMRLRINKGDTYEPSLIDGELKNIYELGYFDDVDVIVSDVTGGKKVLFRVVEKPRIQALSVVGADELDEDDLLEAVATKKGAVLNLRVLRDDMNTIRAMYRTEGYYKTKVSYEVEGGETGQARLNFVVEEGPKLYIEEIVLDGAEQVDPDDLKDELALSESGILTWFSSSDVLNEELLERDSSAIKAYYANRGFMDVQVGRPEVDFLDDGIRVTFRIKEGTRLKIGNIQYKGDLIASPEELDEAIALDEVRAEEQFMNASTVREDVEALTALYSNKGYAYADVGVQFAKSSEDTLDVVYTLAKHQKVHIRRVLLEGNSETRDNVILREMRLSDGDTFSAEALENSVAALEGLGYFEGVDVEPIPTGDPDEMDLKVRVKEGPTGQIGGGFGFSSSGGFFVAGSIQENNLFGKGYHLNLYGSYGGDSNEFGLTFVDPHYDDQKWGYSLGVNRSVDAYDEYDMRDLSFSAALLYPLGDHTSSKFSYTASFYHIYDVEETASDTIKDEEGEHLLSAVTALLARSHLKKNSFFVSEGTAQSLSVTYAGDFLGGDDNFIKYLYDIDHYEPLFWNLSLRAHGNVAYMHENFSGDDLPMAQKFRLGGIGSVRGYASRKISPRDEDDEAVGGDKALYSNIELMCPLSKEYGILGIMFFDVGGVWDDDQMLFDDDLDSAEGDAPSFGLYKSVGLGGRWNSPMGPLEVYWGYGLDDLKDSASNRLEFRMGQSF from the coding sequence ATGCCCAATCGTAGACGCTGCCTCGCCCTGCTTGCGACGGTATTTTTTTTGATGTTGAACGGTGGGTCCGCATGGGCCCAGACGAGTGCCGCGCCCAAGGTGGCGGTGCTTCCGTTTGAGGTGAACGCAGGCGACGACCTTGTGTATCTTGAGGACAGCCTCCCCGATCTTTTGTCGGACCGACTCAATGAAGCCGGATTTGACGTGGTTGCTCCTGACGAAGTGCGGCGCATCGTCGATGAACTGGGCGTGGATGTCTTGGACTTGGCCAAAGCCCGAGAGATCGCATTGATGACCGGGGCCGGCTATGCTCTGTACGGATCCTTTTCCCAGTTGGGGGAAACGCTGAGTATGGAGTCCCGTCTGGTGGATGCCTTTGACAAGGAAAAGGCCACTCCCATCTACGCTGAGACGGAAGGCATCATCAATCTTTTGCCCTTGGTCGATGACGTAGTGGCTCAGTCCCGCAAGGTGATGCTTAACCAGCAACCCATTGCGGTGATCGACGTAGAAGGCACCAAAGTGCTTGATCCTGAAGTGGTTCTCATGCGCCTGCGTATCAATAAGGGCGACACCTACGAGCCGTCTCTCATTGATGGTGAGTTAAAAAATATTTATGAACTTGGTTACTTTGATGACGTAGACGTGATTGTTTCCGATGTTACCGGAGGCAAGAAGGTATTGTTCCGCGTGGTCGAAAAGCCAAGGATTCAAGCCTTGAGCGTGGTTGGTGCCGATGAGCTGGACGAAGATGACCTGCTTGAGGCCGTGGCGACGAAAAAAGGTGCCGTGTTGAACCTGCGGGTTTTACGTGACGATATGAATACCATCCGGGCCATGTACCGCACGGAAGGGTATTATAAAACCAAGGTTTCGTACGAAGTGGAGGGGGGCGAGACAGGACAGGCCCGCCTTAATTTTGTGGTGGAAGAGGGGCCAAAGCTTTACATTGAGGAAATTGTTCTGGATGGTGCTGAGCAGGTGGATCCGGACGATTTGAAAGATGAGCTGGCTCTTTCCGAGAGTGGCATCCTTACGTGGTTCAGCTCCTCCGATGTGCTCAATGAAGAGCTTCTGGAGCGTGATTCTTCCGCTATCAAAGCCTACTATGCCAACCGCGGGTTTATGGATGTCCAAGTCGGACGACCTGAAGTGGACTTTCTGGACGACGGTATTCGGGTGACTTTCCGCATTAAGGAAGGCACACGATTGAAAATCGGCAACATCCAGTACAAAGGCGATTTGATCGCCTCTCCTGAAGAGTTGGATGAGGCCATTGCCCTGGACGAGGTCCGGGCGGAAGAGCAATTCATGAACGCATCCACTGTCAGAGAGGATGTTGAAGCTCTCACGGCCCTGTACAGCAATAAGGGATATGCCTATGCTGATGTCGGCGTTCAGTTCGCCAAGTCGTCAGAAGACACCCTGGATGTTGTATACACGCTTGCTAAACATCAAAAAGTCCATATTCGCCGTGTGTTGCTTGAGGGCAATTCCGAGACACGCGATAATGTGATTTTACGTGAGATGCGTCTTTCCGACGGCGACACGTTCAGCGCCGAAGCGCTGGAAAATTCTGTGGCTGCGTTGGAAGGCCTTGGATATTTTGAGGGGGTGGATGTCGAACCCATTCCTACTGGAGATCCGGACGAGATGGATCTCAAGGTTCGCGTTAAAGAGGGACCGACAGGCCAGATCGGCGGCGGCTTCGGCTTCTCGTCCAGCGGCGGCTTCTTCGTTGCTGGCTCAATTCAGGAAAACAACCTGTTCGGCAAGGGGTACCATCTCAACCTGTATGGTAGCTATGGCGGCGATTCCAATGAATTTGGGCTGACGTTTGTTGATCCCCATTACGATGATCAAAAATGGGGCTATTCGCTCGGCGTCAACCGGTCCGTGGACGCTTATGATGAATACGACATGCGTGACCTGAGCTTCAGCGCTGCCTTGTTGTACCCCCTTGGAGACCATACAAGCTCCAAATTCTCCTACACGGCCAGCTTCTACCATATCTATGACGTAGAGGAGACGGCTTCCGACACGATTAAGGATGAGGAAGGTGAGCATCTGTTGAGTGCCGTGACGGCTTTGTTGGCACGGTCACATCTCAAGAAGAATTCCTTCTTCGTCTCTGAAGGGACGGCGCAAAGCCTCAGCGTTACCTATGCGGGTGACTTTCTTGGCGGTGATGACAACTTCATCAAGTATCTCTATGACATCGATCATTATGAGCCGCTGTTTTGGAATTTGTCCTTGCGTGCGCATGGAAATGTCGCCTACATGCATGAAAACTTTAGCGGCGATGACCTGCCTATGGCACAGAAATTCCGTCTCGGCGGCATTGGGTCCGTGCGAGGGTACGCAAGCCGCAAAATCTCGCCGCGTGATGAGGATGATGAAGCCGTCGGTGGTGACAAGGCGCTTTATTCCAACATTGAATTGATGTGCCCCTTGAGCAAAGAATACGGTATTCTCGGCATCATGTTCTTCGATGTCGGTGGAGTGTGGGATGATGACCAGATGCTCTTTGACGATGACCTCGACAGTGCTGAAGGTGACGCTCCCTCATTTGGACTCTATAAGAGTGTGGGGCTTGGTGGGCGCTGGAATTCGCCCATGGGACCCTTGGAGGTCTATTGGGGCTACGGTCTCGACGACCTGAAGGACAGCGCCAGCAACCGGCTTGAATTCCGGATGGGACAGTCTTTCTAA
- a CDS encoding LpxI family protein: MSESLPVIGLIAGGRQFPVLVAQGVKQAGHTLVVACFEGHSNLDVLSYADAYEVLKLGKLSKLLAFFKRHGVEDVVMAGTIDKPRIMDVRHFDMRALKVIFKNKNKGDSNLLGALTHELEQEGMRVVPPHQHVPQLLTPEGVLTKRAPSEREMNDLRLGWSIGKELGRLDIGQCLVLREGIVSAVEALEGTDEAIRRGCQLGGDECVVVKVFKPGQEERVDLPSAGIETVQVMAEGKATCLGIEANRSLLFDRDETVAEADRLGISIVGMCFPESS, encoded by the coding sequence ATGTCTGAATCGCTACCTGTTATCGGGCTTATCGCCGGAGGGCGTCAATTTCCGGTACTTGTGGCCCAGGGCGTGAAGCAGGCAGGGCACACTTTGGTTGTGGCCTGTTTTGAGGGACATTCGAATCTTGACGTGCTTTCGTATGCGGATGCCTACGAGGTCTTGAAGCTCGGGAAACTCTCCAAACTGCTGGCGTTTTTTAAACGGCATGGCGTCGAAGATGTGGTTATGGCCGGAACCATCGATAAGCCGCGTATTATGGATGTCCGGCATTTTGACATGCGGGCGCTCAAAGTCATCTTTAAGAACAAAAACAAAGGTGATTCCAATCTGCTTGGTGCGCTGACCCATGAGTTGGAGCAGGAGGGGATGCGGGTAGTGCCGCCCCACCAACATGTTCCGCAATTGTTAACCCCTGAAGGGGTTCTTACCAAGCGTGCCCCGTCCGAACGTGAGATGAACGATCTGCGTCTTGGATGGAGTATTGGCAAGGAGCTTGGCAGGTTGGATATCGGTCAATGTCTTGTTCTGCGGGAAGGCATTGTTTCTGCCGTAGAGGCGTTGGAGGGAACGGACGAGGCCATACGTCGCGGCTGCCAGTTGGGTGGTGACGAGTGTGTCGTTGTTAAGGTTTTCAAGCCGGGGCAGGAAGAGCGTGTGGATTTGCCGAGTGCCGGTATTGAAACCGTGCAGGTGATGGCGGAGGGCAAGGCCACGTGCCTTGGGATCGAAGCGAACCGAAGTTTACTTTTTGATCGAGATGAAACCGTTGCTGAAGCTGACCGGTTGGGAATTAGCATCGTGGGGATGTGTTTTCCCGAATCTTCTTAG
- the lpxD gene encoding UDP-3-O-(3-hydroxymyristoyl)glucosamine N-acyltransferase, producing the protein MLLSEIATRLGLEHIGPDREILGVNTLESAAESELSFLVNPKYVKALESTNAGAVLLSSEHAPLVESALLSNNVYMDLARVVSLFAKSQGDFAGHSPLAFIHETASVHEDATVYPFAFVGSKAVVGADSVVFPGCYVGERSSVGEGCLLYPNAVLMADTTLGDRCILQPGAVLGGDGFGFAQTPVGHMKIPQIGRVDLGDDVEVGANSSIDRAALDLTQVGSGTKVDSLVQIGHNVRIGEHCLVVAGSGIGGSTRIGDGVVIGGQAGIKDNITIGDGCMIGAQSGVNNDLSAGSKVTYTPMMEIGTYLRVGASLPRLPDLLKRVRRLEREIEQLRTTENGENNG; encoded by the coding sequence ATGCTTCTTTCCGAGATCGCAACACGGTTGGGACTGGAACATATCGGTCCTGATCGGGAGATTCTTGGGGTCAACACTTTGGAGAGCGCCGCTGAGTCGGAGCTCTCCTTTCTCGTCAATCCCAAGTATGTAAAGGCACTGGAAAGCACGAACGCCGGAGCTGTTTTGCTCAGTTCCGAGCATGCCCCGCTGGTTGAGAGCGCTTTACTCAGCAACAATGTATATATGGATCTGGCTCGTGTTGTGTCGCTTTTTGCCAAGTCTCAAGGTGACTTTGCCGGACACAGCCCTCTCGCTTTCATCCATGAAACGGCTTCTGTCCATGAAGATGCTACGGTGTATCCGTTCGCGTTTGTTGGCTCAAAAGCTGTGGTTGGAGCTGATTCCGTCGTTTTTCCTGGTTGTTATGTTGGGGAACGAAGCTCCGTTGGCGAGGGGTGTTTGTTATATCCCAATGCGGTGCTTATGGCGGATACCACTTTGGGGGACCGTTGTATTTTGCAGCCGGGAGCTGTTTTGGGCGGCGATGGGTTCGGCTTTGCGCAAACCCCTGTGGGACACATGAAGATTCCGCAGATCGGCCGTGTAGACCTGGGCGATGATGTGGAAGTGGGGGCGAATTCCTCCATTGACCGCGCAGCGCTTGATCTGACTCAGGTGGGAAGTGGAACCAAGGTGGATAGCCTTGTCCAGATCGGTCACAACGTGCGAATCGGTGAGCATTGTTTGGTCGTGGCGGGCAGCGGAATCGGCGGAAGTACCCGCATCGGCGATGGTGTGGTCATCGGGGGACAAGCCGGTATCAAGGACAATATCACCATTGGTGACGGGTGCATGATCGGTGCGCAGTCAGGGGTGAATAATGATTTATCCGCAGGTAGTAAGGTGACGTATACTCCCATGATGGAGATTGGAACCTATCTACGTGTGGGAGCCTCGCTGCCTCGGCTTCCTGATTTGTTGAAGCGTGTGCGTCGCCTGGAACGGGAGATCGAGCAGTTGCGGACTACCGAGAACGGGGAAAACAATGGCTAA
- a CDS encoding CGGC domain-containing protein: protein MEKVLIVGCQQTMNEICVGCSRCMVAFNRREGEFAAYGPDAQLIGLLSCGGCPGQAIVMRLAQMKLWNAPMQEMPTHLHVAPCLDLHCPHAEIIKQKIVKTAGIPVILGAHPYLPKDIFAV from the coding sequence ATGGAGAAGGTACTGATTGTCGGCTGTCAACAGACGATGAACGAAATCTGTGTAGGCTGTTCCCGCTGTATGGTTGCGTTCAACCGTCGTGAGGGTGAATTTGCCGCTTACGGTCCCGATGCGCAGTTGATTGGTTTATTGAGTTGCGGAGGCTGCCCCGGGCAAGCCATTGTAATGCGTCTTGCGCAAATGAAACTCTGGAATGCGCCCATGCAGGAAATGCCGACCCATCTCCATGTGGCACCGTGCCTGGACCTGCACTGCCCTCATGCGGAGATCATCAAACAAAAAATCGTTAAAACAGCCGGCATTCCGGTTATTCTTGGGGCACACCCCTATTTGCCCAAGGACATCTTCGCCGTCTAA
- a CDS encoding nucleotide-binding protein, whose translation MNIAIASGKGGTGKTTVAVNLAKHLSKKGVPVSFVDCDVEEPNAHFFLSTELSEKKTEFVPVPVIDEEVCLGETCKKCVELCRFKALICMAGHMMAFPELCHSCGLCELACPVNAISEGTREIGVSSIGRSEGITYYQGLLRIGEAMAPPLIKAIKQRAGETGLTLLDCPPGASCPVVCSLQGVDYAVLVAEPTPFGLHDLDIAVQLLRELDVPFGVVLNRAGMGDDRVERYLEKQDIPLLASLPHERDAAKAYSQGQLLIDAVPGFAEHFDTIVAAIERRTGKELA comes from the coding sequence ATGAACATCGCCATAGCAAGCGGCAAGGGAGGCACCGGGAAAACAACGGTGGCGGTCAACCTTGCCAAACATCTCAGTAAAAAAGGCGTCCCGGTCTCATTTGTAGACTGTGACGTGGAAGAGCCGAATGCGCACTTCTTCCTTTCCACGGAATTGAGCGAGAAAAAAACAGAATTCGTTCCTGTTCCCGTCATTGATGAAGAAGTCTGCCTCGGAGAAACGTGTAAAAAATGCGTTGAACTATGCCGATTTAAAGCACTCATCTGCATGGCAGGCCACATGATGGCCTTCCCGGAGCTGTGCCACAGTTGCGGCTTATGCGAGTTGGCCTGCCCGGTCAATGCCATCAGCGAAGGCACCCGGGAAATCGGTGTCAGCAGCATCGGTCGTTCCGAGGGCATTACCTATTATCAAGGATTGTTGCGCATCGGGGAAGCCATGGCTCCGCCGCTGATCAAGGCAATCAAGCAACGCGCCGGTGAAACCGGCCTTACCCTGCTTGACTGCCCCCCGGGAGCATCCTGTCCGGTGGTCTGCTCCCTGCAAGGCGTTGATTACGCCGTGCTGGTGGCCGAACCCACGCCCTTTGGTCTGCATGACCTGGATATTGCAGTGCAGCTTTTGCGTGAGCTTGACGTTCCCTTCGGAGTGGTACTGAACCGTGCTGGAATGGGCGATGACCGAGTTGAACGCTACCTTGAGAAACAAGACATCCCGCTTCTGGCCTCTCTCCCTCACGAACGGGACGCCGCAAAAGCCTACTCGCAAGGGCAGTTGCTCATTGATGCCGTTCCCGGATTTGCAGAACATTTTGATACGATTGTCGCGGCCATTGAGCGCCGCACAGGAAAGGAGTTGGCATGA